The following proteins come from a genomic window of Myroides odoratus DSM 2801:
- the thiL gene encoding thiamine-phosphate kinase, whose translation MIENKNQSKTQVEQLGEFGLIKHLTKNFSTTQSSTLKGVGDDGAVLDFTGDKVVVSTDLLIEGVHFDLAYAPLKHLGYKAIVVNLSDICAMNAVPTQVTVSIAVSNRFPLEALEELYEGIALACNYYKVDLIGGDTTSSQKGLIISVTALGKAQEEDLVYRTNAQDNDLLVLTGDIGGAYMGLQVLEREKQVYLVNPNNQPDLSPYDYIIERQLKPEARTDIKQLLAELDVKPTSMIDVSDGLSSEIMHLCTESKVGCNLFEEKLPLDPQFINTCEEFNIDSTTIAINGGEDYELLFTVKMEDYDKIKGNPNLTVIGHMTQESEGVHLITRDNTKIPIKAKGWNALQ comes from the coding sequence ATGATTGAAAATAAAAATCAAAGTAAAACACAAGTAGAGCAATTGGGTGAATTTGGCTTAATCAAGCATTTAACCAAAAACTTCTCTACAACACAATCTTCTACATTAAAAGGAGTTGGAGATGATGGAGCTGTCCTTGACTTTACAGGAGATAAGGTTGTTGTTTCAACCGATTTACTCATTGAAGGTGTGCATTTCGATTTAGCTTATGCTCCATTGAAACACTTAGGTTATAAGGCTATTGTTGTCAATCTATCTGATATCTGCGCGATGAATGCAGTTCCTACTCAAGTGACTGTTTCCATTGCGGTTTCTAATCGCTTTCCGTTGGAAGCCTTAGAAGAACTCTATGAAGGAATTGCATTAGCTTGTAATTACTACAAAGTAGATTTAATTGGCGGAGATACTACTTCATCTCAAAAAGGATTAATCATCAGTGTAACCGCTTTAGGTAAAGCACAAGAAGAGGATCTAGTATACCGTACTAACGCACAAGATAACGACTTATTAGTCCTAACAGGGGATATTGGCGGTGCTTATATGGGATTACAAGTTTTAGAACGCGAGAAACAAGTATACCTAGTTAATCCAAACAATCAACCTGATTTGTCTCCTTATGATTATATCATCGAAAGACAACTTAAACCAGAAGCGCGTACTGATATCAAACAGTTATTGGCAGAACTGGATGTAAAACCAACAAGTATGATTGATGTATCAGATGGATTATCTTCTGAAATCATGCATTTATGTACCGAATCAAAAGTAGGTTGTAACTTGTTTGAAGAAAAACTTCCCTTAGATCCACAGTTCATCAATACTTGTGAGGAATTCAATATTGACTCAACAACCATTGCGATTAATGGTGGAGAAGATTACGAATTGTTATTTACGGTTAAAATGGAGGATTATGACAAGATCAAAGGAAATCCAAACTTAACCGTTATCGGACATATGACACAGGAAAGTGAGGGAGTACACCTCATCACAAGAGACAATACCAAAATTCCAATCAAAGCAAAAGGTTGGAATGCTTTACAATAA